Below is a window of Myxococcus xanthus DNA.
CTGAAGGTGGATCAGGACGAAGCGGTGAAGGGCGACAAGGTCAGCCTGTCCTTCGAGATTGGCGGCCGGGACATCGTGCGCGGCTTCATTGAAGACGCGCTCGACGAGGAGACTGGCTGCCACATCGTCGACGAGAGCGACAAGGACGTCTGAGTCACGCGGCGCTGGCCGGCCCCGGCGGCACGGCCGGCTCGGTGCGCGTCAGCGGCATCAGCGAAGCCCGCAGTGACAGGATCTGCTCGCGGGCCAGGTTCTTCAGCGTCTCCACGTCCGCCAGCGTCATCCCCTTGGTGGAGATGGGCGTGCCCACCGTCACCAAACCGCGCGAGGTGGCGAAGCGCCAGGAGTGCTTCGGCAGCGCCCGCCGCGTCCCGCTCACCGCCAGGGGCAGCACGTCCGCCTGCGCCTCGATGGCCAGCCGGAACGCGCCGTCCTTGAAGGGCAGCAGGTCATCCGTCTTCGAGCGCGTCCCTTCCGGGAAGATCATCACCGGCATGCCCTTGGCCAGCCACTGGCGGCACTTCGCCATGGCGCCCGTCGCCGAGTCGCGGTCGCCGCGGTGCACGGGGACGTCCCCCGCCATCCACATGCTCCAGCCCACCACGGGAATCTTGAAGAGGCTGGCCTTGCCCAGCCACTTCATCTCCCACGGCAGGTGCGAGATGAGGAACGGGTCCGCGTTGGACTCGTGGTTGCTTACGACCACCGTGTTCGGCGCGACCTTGTCCGGCACCTGGCCGTGCACGCCGAAGCGCCAGAACGGCGTCAGCTTCGCCGCGGTGACGCCGATGAGCCGGAAGCAGCGTCCCGTCACGTGGCGCTTGTGGTCGAAGGCCCAGGTCAGGATGGCCAGCGACAGCTGCACACAGAAGCCGACCAGCGCCACCAGGCCAATCTCGATCCACGTCCAGATGGAGAGCAGTGCGTTCATGAGAGCCTCGAACAAGCGTCAGCGAACCGCGGGGTCCAGGTCCACGCTCACCGGACAGTGGTCCGAGCCGAGCACGTCCGGGTGGATGCCAGCCTTGCGCACGTAGGCCATGGCCGCTGGCGAGGCCAGGACATAGTCGATTCTCCAGCCGATATTCTTCTCCCGAACGCCGGCCCGCTGACTCCACCACGAATAGTTCCCCCCACCCTTGTTGAAGTGGCGGAAGGTGTCCACCCAGCCGGCACGAATCCACCGGTCGAACTCCTCGCGCTCCTCGGGCCGGAAGCCGCTCGTCTCCCGGTTCTCCTTGGGCCGCGCCAGGTCGATTTCTTGATGCGCTGTGTTGAAGTCCCCCATCACCAGCACCCGGCCACCATCGCGCAGGGGCTTCTCCAGCCGCTCGAAGAGGCGCCGGTAGAAGGTCAGCTTGTAGGGGATGCGGCTCAGGTCCCGGTCCTTCCCGTTGCCGTTGGGAAAGTAGCCGTTCACCACGGTGAGCTTGCCGAAGCGGGCAATCTGCAGGCGCCCTTCGACGTCCAGCTCCCCCACGCCGAGCACCGTCACGACTTCATCGGGCTCCAGGCGGCTGTACAGTCCGACGCCGCTGTAGCCCGGCCGCTCCGCCGCCACGAAGTGCGTCTTCCACCGGGACGGTGAGCGCACATCGTCGGGAAGCTGGTCGGCGCGCGCGCGGACCTCCTGCAGACCAACGACTTGCGCCCGGCACCCCGCGAGCCAGGGCAGGAAGCCCTTGCGGTGCACCGAGCGAAGTCCGTTCACGTTCCACGAAACGACTCGCACGGGGAAGGCTTATGGCCCGCCCCGTGCGGCATTACCAGCCCCTACCGCACACACAGGCGGTAGGGGCGAACAGGCAGCTGGCTACGGCTCCGTGGCGCTCGCGCGGTTCTGCGGCTGGCGCGTCGGACGGAGGATGAAGTCCGCCGAGTTGTCGTTCGAGTCGTGGCCGTTGCCCAGCAGCGCGTCCGCGCCGTCGACCATGGACGCCGCGGTCGACACGGCCGAGGCCTTGCGCTCGAAGCTGCCGGCGGTGGGCGGGTACGCCGGCAAGGGGCTGCCCTCAGCGGCGTTCGCGTTGAGGTAGCCCACCGTATCCACCACCAGCGGCGAGGAGATGCCGTCGGTCAGCGCCAGCTCCGGATAGCCGACGCGCACATGGCCACCATTGCTGTTGGCGGCCAGGTTCAGGGCCGTTCCCCAGTTCGCGTCACCCGACACGGTGTTGCCGCTCGTCGAGGCATAACCACTGGCGACCACCAGGAAGTAGCCACGGGGCTGGATGACCGAGTTCGCGGGCAGCGTGAACGAGTTGTTGTAGTTCGTGCTGCTGTAGGCCTTGTACTGGACCTTCCAGCCGGAGATGTCCACCGCGCTCGAGGTCGGGTTGTAGAGCTCGATGAACTCGTCGCTGGCGCCACCGGGGCCCGCGACCGCGAACTCGCTGATGACGACGTGGCCCGTGCTGCTGCCCGCGGTCACCTGCACCGCCGCCGCGATGGACTGACCGTTCAGCGCGGCCACCAGCTGACCCTCACCGCCCGTGCTGCCCGCGGTGAAGTCGAACTTGGCGGACAGGCTGTTGGCCGGCACCGTCACCGTCACCGGCACCGTGCCGAGCGACGCGGGCTCCAGCGCGAGCTGGATGACCGTGTCCTGCGCCGGGGGAACGTCCAGCTCCACCGTGTAGCCCTGCGTCTGGCCAGCGCTCACCGAGATGACCTCGGGCGACAGCGTGGCCAGCTCAGCGGCCTGATTCGCCGCCAGCACCCGGACCGTGGCCGCACGCGTGTCGTTGCCCAGCGTGGCCGTCAGCGTCGCCTTGTCCGTCTCCGGATCCGCGGCCAGGTTCGCCGTCACCTGCACCGTGGCGGAGCGCTCACCCGGGGCGATGCGCACCAGACCACCCTGCACGTTCAGCACGGCGCTGGACGAAGTAACCTCCACCCAGACCTCCGCCGGAGCTTCCTCACGCAGACGCACCGTCAGCGCCTCGGGGAACGTCGCCCCCGTGGTGCCAGTGCGCGCGAAGGTGCCCGTCGGACCGAAGCTGTCCAGCGAGACCTGGACCGTGCCCGCGTCGGTGCCGGCGTCGTCCTCGCCCGTGCCCGCGTCGGTGCCGGAATCCGGCTCACCCGAACCACCGTCTTCATCCGAACCCGCGTCCTGCTCGCCTGAACCACCATCCTCGGTGGTGCCAGCGTCGTCCTCACCGGTGCCCGCGTCCTCGGTGGTGCCAGCGTCGTCCTCACCGGTGCCAGCGTCCTCGGTGGTGCCGGCGTCGTCCTCACCGGTGCCCGCATCCTCTTCACCGGTGCCAGCGTCCACTTCACCGGTGCCGGCGTCGTCCTCGGTGCCGGCATCCTCCTCGGTGCCCGCGTCCGGCGTGGGACGACGGCAGCTGTTGTCACAGCTGTCGTTGTTGTTTCGGTTGCCGTCGTCGCACGTCTCGCCAGCCTCGACGATGCCATTTCCGCAAACGGGCCTGACTTCAGGGTCGTCGCCACATGCGGACATGAAAAGGAGCAGTGCGGACAGCGGCGCCAGCATCTGCCGGAAGGACCAGGGCATGGGTAAAGAGTCTCCGTTGAAACTTGAAGAGCCCCCTGCATCCCATATCTGTCACCCACGACGCAATCCGGGCGGCAGTTTCCGATTTCACTGGACTCAAGCCCGGGTTTTGATCCTCCCGGCCTCCCCTCTCAGGACGGAGGCACTGGAGCGTGCTCCCCGACCTCATGGGGCGGCTCCAAGCCGTGGTCCACGAGGAAGACACGCACGGCCTCGGCGATCTCCGACCCGGCCTCCAGCAGGCCGGCGTGCCCCGCGTCATCCACCCGCATCCAATGTGCGTGCGGCATTGCGTCACGCATTCGCTCCATCTCCCCCAGCGGAACGAGCAGATCGTTGCTGGCGGCGACGATGAGCGTGGGCACCTGCACCGTCCTGGCCACGTCCCAGGCATGGCCCTCCACCATGCCCCGGAGGGTGTACCAGTAGGCCCTGGGGCTCATCCGGCGCAGGGCGAGCATGAACTCGTCGATGTCCGCCCGAGGCGCCCGGGCCCGGAGCGCCCCCACCATCCGCGCCAGGGGATAGGCGAAGCGGCTGGCCATCACCGCGTGCGCCACGGGCGCCGCCAGCGGCAGCGTGGGCGTGGCCAGCTTGAGCATGCCCCGGGTGGCGGACAGGAACGCGCGGGCCCCCGCCGAGTCCACCCCCGAGCCGAACGCCCCCGGCGCCCCGGCGATGAGCGTCATGGACGGAACCAGGTCCGGCCGCCGCCGGTACAGGTCCAGCAGGACGCGCACGCCCATGGAGAACGCCACATGGTGCGGCGGCCGCCCATCCCCCCGGGCCATCACCGCCGCGGTGATGCGCTCCAGGTCATCCACGTGCACGCGAATCTGGTACCCATCCCCCAGGGATTCATCGCTGCTGCCGTGGCCCCGGTAGTTCCAGTGCACCACCCGGTGGTCCTGCTCCAGGTTTCCCACCAGGTAGCGCCAGAAGTTCTCCGAGGAGCCAATCCCGTTCGTCAGCAGCACCGTGGGGCGGGCCGCCAGCTCTGCGTCGGCGGAGGCCTCCCGGAGGTTGCCGAAGTGGGTATGCCAGGCGACCCGGGTACCATCCGGGGCTGTCACAAAGCGCGTGGTGCGACGGTAGGGCATGCCACCTCCCACGATGAGGCGCCCGGGCCGGGGGCGCAAGCATCAACCTGCCCCGACGGGCACGTCCCGGGGTATGAGGGGGCGCCATGCTTTGCGTCGACGTGGAACGGTTCGATATCCGCCCTGCCCTGGCCCACTACGCCGAGCACGGCTACGCGAAGCTGGGCCGTGTGCTGGGTGACGAGGGCCTGGACGCGCTCCGCGAGCGGGCCGACGACCTGATGCTGGGCCGGGTCGTCCACCCGGGCCTCTTCTTCCAACCGGACGCCACCACCGGTCGCTACGAGGACGCCCCCCTGGGACTGGGCTGGCAGGGCCCCTCCCTGGACTACCGCAAGCTGGAGAAGCTGGAGAAGGACCCGCGCTTCCTGGCGTGGATGGAGAACCCGCTGTTCGAACGCATCGCCCGGGCGCTCATCCCCGGCGACATCGTCCTCTACCGCGCCATCCTCTTCCACAAGGGGAAGGCCGGCGGCAGCAACCTGCCCTGGCACCAGGATGGCGGCCGGCTGTGGGGACTCACCCACGAACCGGAGCTGCAGATCTGGACCGCGCTGGATGACGCCCCCGAGGACGGCGGCTGTCTGGAAGTCGTCCCGGGCAGCCACCGCGGCGGCCTGGTGACGCCTCTGGGCGGGGTGATTCCTCCGGACGCGGTGGCGGCGGCCGACGCTGAATCCCGCGTCCTGTCCCTGCCGGCGCGCGCCGGCGAGGCCATCCTGGTCCACAACCACCTCTGGCACCGCTCCGGACGCGGGCGCCCCGGCTTGCGCCGCCGCGCCTTCTCCGCCTGCTACATGGACGCGGTCGTGCGCTGCCTGCGCAAGAAGAAGGCCCCCCGCGTCTTCCCGCCCATGTTCCGCCGCTGACCTCAGCCCACCAGGGGCATGCGCAGCGGCGGATCCACCGGCTCCTTCGCGCGCCGTGCCACCGGCAGGGAGACGCGGAAGGTGCTGCCCCGTCCCTCCTCGCTCTCCACGGAGATGTCTCCACCGAAGCCGGTGACGATGCCGTGGCAGATGGACAGGCCCAGCCCCGTGCCCTCGCCCACCGGCTTGGTGGTGAAGAAGGGGTCGAAGATGCGGGCGCGCACCTCCGGAGGCATGCCCACGCCCGTGTCGCGCACCTCGATGATGACGCGGTCCCCTGCGCTTCGCAGGCTCAGCCGGACCTCGTGCTGCTCCGTCTGGCCCATCGGAATGGCCTGCGCGGCGTTGATGAGCAGGTTGAGGAACACCTGTCCGAAGCGGCCCTCGTTGCCCTCCACCAGCGGCACCTCGCAGTAGTCGCGGACCAACTGCGCGCGCAGCTTCAGCTCGCTGCGCGCCAGGGTGATGGCCGACTCGAGCACCGCCTGCACGTTGACGGCGGTGGCCACCTCGTCGTCGCCCCGGGAGAAGGTCCTCAAGTCCCGGACGATCTGCCGCACGCGGTGCGCGCCGTCGGTGGCCTCGCGCAGCACCTCCTCCAGCTCCGCCATGCGGCCCGACGGCAACTCCGGCGCCAGGGCGTGCAGTTCGCCCGCGAGGAACGACAGGTTGGAGAGGACGAAGGCCAGCGGGTTGTTGATTTCGTGTGCCACGCCCGCCGCCAGCGTCCCCACCGCCGCCAGCCGGTCCGACACCACGAGCTGCGCCTGCATGGCCTTGCGGTCGGTGATGTCCACCGCCACGCCCGCCAGCAGCCGCCGCCCCGAGCGCTCCCGCACGATGAAGCGGTAGGTGAGCCAGTGGCGCTCGGTGCCGTCGCGCGCGGGAACCATCATCTCGGTGATGCTCTGCTTGCCGGAGGTCAGCACCGCGTCGTCATCCCGGCGCGACTGCTCGGCGGAGGCCGCGGGCATCAAATCCACGTCGGACACGTTGGACATGTCCGCGCCCACCGGGAAGCCGAAGAACCGGCTGTAGCGCGCGTTCACCCAGATGCGGCGGCCCCGCTCGTCCTTCATGAAGGCCACCGCGGGGATGTTGTCCATGAAGGACGCGAACAGCTCCTGCGACTCCTCCAGCGCGCCCATCGCCAGCGTGTTCTGCACCATCAACTCCTGACGCGCCTGGGCCTCGGCCGCGTTGCCCATGGCCGCGCCGAGCAGACCCGCCATCAGCTCCAGCGTGCGCACGTCCCGGTCCTCGAACGTGTTCGGCCGCCGGCTGGTGACGTTGAGCACGCCCACCGGGCGGCCCTCGCGCCACAGCGGCACGCAAATCATCGACCGCGCGCCCACCTGGCGCAGCGCCGTCACGTTGACCCGGACGTCCGTCTCCGAGTCATCCGTGCGCATCACCTCGCCCTGCAGCAGGCTGGCGCCCGTGAGACTGCCCTCCACCTTCAGCCGGAAGCCGATGAAGGGCATCAGGCTGCCGCTGGCCACCAGGTAGGTCACCTCCTCGTCGGTGTCCGCCCCCAGCAGCGCCACCGCCGCGCCGTCCGCGCCGCACAACACCCGCGAGCGCTCGCACAGCAACCGCATCAGCTCGTCGAGCCCGTAGCCCGCCATCGCCACGTCCGACTGCATCTGGATGATGGAGGCCAGCCGCGCCACCTCGCCCCGCGCCTCCGCCTCGGACGTCCGCCGCTGGCGCCGCGCCGCCACCCGCCGCTCCAGCAACAACCGCCGTGAGCGCACCTGCACCGGGGTGAAGGGCTCCACCAGGAACTCGTCCACGCCCGCGGCCAGCAGCGGCTCGAGCGCCGCGTCGGTGCCTTCCCGCGCCAACCCCAGCACCAGCGGCTCCTCGGGACGGGCCCGCGTCCGCAGCGCGTCCAGCCAGCGCGCGTCCTCCACCAGGTCCGCCGCGTCCACCACCAGCACGTCCACGGGCCCGTGCCCCAGCGCCGCGCCGGCTTCCACCACGTCGGCGGTGATGAACACGGCCTGGCCCTGGCGCCGCAGCTCCTCCGCCACGGGATGCCGGTCATCAGAGGTGAGACACAGGAACTTCATCCAGTCGCTCTGCTCCGTGGCCCCAAACACACGGGGTGAAAAATACTATGATTCTGTAGCACGGCATTTCCAGCCAGGAGCGTCCTGACTGGCGGGGGTCAGGCGCACCCCATGCCCGGTGGAAACATACCGGCCGGAGGGTAAACGGGTGGCCACCGGGTGGCGCCAGGACGCTATCCTCCGCGCGTGCCGGGCATCCCTGGAGTCGTGGTCGCCGAGCAGCCGCACTACCTGCCGTGGGTGGATTTCCACGAGCAGTTGGCCCGCGCGGGGACCTTCGTCGTGCTGGACAACGTGCAGTGGCTGCGGCGCGGCTGGCAGCGGCGCACCCGGGTGGCCCTGCCCCACAACGTCCCCCAGCCCCCGCCCACGGAGCCCGGGTTCCAGTGGATGTCCATCCCCCTGGAGAACCCGCACCGGGACACCCTCATCAAGGACCTGGCGGTGGATGCCCGTCAGCCCTGGGCCCGCGAGCACCTGCGTATGCTGGTGTCGCTGTACGCAAAGCGGCCCTACTTCGCTTCGCAGGTACTGCCCCGGCTGGAGCCCTTCTATGACGCGGCGGCGCGCGAGTCGGGCCCCGGGTCGCTGCTGCGGGTGCTGCTGGCGAGCATGGCGCTCTTCAACGAGCCGCTGGGCCTGACGCCGAACCTGGTCCTGGCCTCCACCTTGGACAAGCAGGGCGAGGACAAGTCGGCCCGGTTGGTGGCGTACTGCCGGCAGTTGGGCGCGCACACGTAC
It encodes the following:
- a CDS encoding lysophospholipid acyltransferase family protein, which encodes MNALLSIWTWIEIGLVALVGFCVQLSLAILTWAFDHKRHVTGRCFRLIGVTAAKLTPFWRFGVHGQVPDKVAPNTVVVSNHESNADPFLISHLPWEMKWLGKASLFKIPVVGWSMWMAGDVPVHRGDRDSATGAMAKCRQWLAKGMPVMIFPEGTRSKTDDLLPFKDGAFRLAIEAQADVLPLAVSGTRRALPKHSWRFATSRGLVTVGTPISTKGMTLADVETLKNLAREQILSLRASLMPLTRTEPAVPPGPASAA
- a CDS encoding exodeoxyribonuclease III, producing the protein MRVVSWNVNGLRSVHRKGFLPWLAGCRAQVVGLQEVRARADQLPDDVRSPSRWKTHFVAAERPGYSGVGLYSRLEPDEVVTVLGVGELDVEGRLQIARFGKLTVVNGYFPNGNGKDRDLSRIPYKLTFYRRLFERLEKPLRDGGRVLVMGDFNTAHQEIDLARPKENRETSGFRPEEREEFDRWIRAGWVDTFRHFNKGGGNYSWWSQRAGVREKNIGWRIDYVLASPAAMAYVRKAGIHPDVLGSDHCPVSVDLDPAVR
- a CDS encoding lamin tail domain-containing protein, with the translated sequence MPWSFRQMLAPLSALLLFMSACGDDPEVRPVCGNGIVEAGETCDDGNRNNNDSCDNSCRRPTPDAGTEEDAGTEDDAGTGEVDAGTGEEDAGTGEDDAGTTEDAGTGEDDAGTTEDAGTGEDDAGTTEDGGSGEQDAGSDEDGGSGEPDSGTDAGTGEDDAGTDAGTVQVSLDSFGPTGTFARTGTTGATFPEALTVRLREEAPAEVWVEVTSSSAVLNVQGGLVRIAPGERSATVQVTANLAADPETDKATLTATLGNDTRAATVRVLAANQAAELATLSPEVISVSAGQTQGYTVELDVPPAQDTVIQLALEPASLGTVPVTVTVPANSLSAKFDFTAGSTGGEGQLVAALNGQSIAAAVQVTAGSSTGHVVISEFAVAGPGGASDEFIELYNPTSSAVDISGWKVQYKAYSSTNYNNSFTLPANSVIQPRGYFLVVASGYASTSGNTVSGDANWGTALNLAANSNGGHVRVGYPELALTDGISSPLVVDTVGYLNANAAEGSPLPAYPPTAGSFERKASAVSTAASMVDGADALLGNGHDSNDNSADFILRPTRQPQNRASATEP
- a CDS encoding alpha/beta fold hydrolase — translated: MPYRRTTRFVTAPDGTRVAWHTHFGNLREASADAELAARPTVLLTNGIGSSENFWRYLVGNLEQDHRVVHWNYRGHGSSDESLGDGYQIRVHVDDLERITAAVMARGDGRPPHHVAFSMGVRVLLDLYRRRPDLVPSMTLIAGAPGAFGSGVDSAGARAFLSATRGMLKLATPTLPLAAPVAHAVMASRFAYPLARMVGALRARAPRADIDEFMLALRRMSPRAYWYTLRGMVEGHAWDVARTVQVPTLIVAASNDLLVPLGEMERMRDAMPHAHWMRVDDAGHAGLLEAGSEIAEAVRVFLVDHGLEPPHEVGEHAPVPPS
- a CDS encoding phytanoyl-CoA dioxygenase family protein, whose amino-acid sequence is MLCVDVERFDIRPALAHYAEHGYAKLGRVLGDEGLDALRERADDLMLGRVVHPGLFFQPDATTGRYEDAPLGLGWQGPSLDYRKLEKLEKDPRFLAWMENPLFERIARALIPGDIVLYRAILFHKGKAGGSNLPWHQDGGRLWGLTHEPELQIWTALDDAPEDGGCLEVVPGSHRGGLVTPLGGVIPPDAVAAADAESRVLSLPARAGEAILVHNHLWHRSGRGRPGLRRRAFSACYMDAVVRCLRKKKAPRVFPPMFRR
- a CDS encoding ATP-binding protein — translated: MKFLCLTSDDRHPVAEELRRQGQAVFITADVVEAGAALGHGPVDVLVVDAADLVEDARWLDALRTRARPEEPLVLGLAREGTDAALEPLLAAGVDEFLVEPFTPVQVRSRRLLLERRVAARRQRRTSEAEARGEVARLASIIQMQSDVAMAGYGLDELMRLLCERSRVLCGADGAAVALLGADTDEEVTYLVASGSLMPFIGFRLKVEGSLTGASLLQGEVMRTDDSETDVRVNVTALRQVGARSMICVPLWREGRPVGVLNVTSRRPNTFEDRDVRTLELMAGLLGAAMGNAAEAQARQELMVQNTLAMGALEESQELFASFMDNIPAVAFMKDERGRRIWVNARYSRFFGFPVGADMSNVSDVDLMPAASAEQSRRDDDAVLTSGKQSITEMMVPARDGTERHWLTYRFIVRERSGRRLLAGVAVDITDRKAMQAQLVVSDRLAAVGTLAAGVAHEINNPLAFVLSNLSFLAGELHALAPELPSGRMAELEEVLREATDGAHRVRQIVRDLRTFSRGDDEVATAVNVQAVLESAITLARSELKLRAQLVRDYCEVPLVEGNEGRFGQVFLNLLINAAQAIPMGQTEQHEVRLSLRSAGDRVIIEVRDTGVGMPPEVRARIFDPFFTTKPVGEGTGLGLSICHGIVTGFGGDISVESEEGRGSTFRVSLPVARRAKEPVDPPLRMPLVG
- a CDS encoding WbqC family protein — its product is MPGIPGVVVAEQPHYLPWVDFHEQLARAGTFVVLDNVQWLRRGWQRRTRVALPHNVPQPPPTEPGFQWMSIPLENPHRDTLIKDLAVDARQPWAREHLRMLVSLYAKRPYFASQVLPRLEPFYDAAARESGPGSLLRVLLASMALFNEPLGLTPNLVLASTLDKQGEDKSARLVAYCRQLGAHTYYSGLGSSLYLQVGLFRDVDVRVLWQRFRHPEYAQGRPGRFVHGMSLVDVLANVQLDEVRQWLEPSPWGPFAPRPPGE